One Ahaetulla prasina isolate Xishuangbanna chromosome 1, ASM2864084v1, whole genome shotgun sequence DNA window includes the following coding sequences:
- the ZNF292 gene encoding zinc finger protein 292 isoform X4 has protein sequence MLYNQPDQKYDEENLPIPNSLRCELLLVLKTQWPFDPEFWDWKMLKRQCLALMGEEASIVSSIDELNDSEMHEKVEDCQDENKDTSANGLSGCFDEATNLLRGIRDKKQKNREIKKLRERGFISARFRNWQAYMQYCVLCDKEFLGHRIVRHAQKHYKDGIYSCPICAQNFNSKETFVPHVTLHVKKSSKERLAAMKPLRKLGRPPKTATTGINRKNNTLVKQEQRHIKKNSLYAADFIVFNDNDGSDDENYDKDKPYIPEVIPVQKPLPVNEFTCPVTLCKKGFKYFKNLIAHVKGHRDNEEAKRFLEMQSKKVICQYCRRHFVSVTHLNDHLQMHCGIKPYICIQIKCKASFNSYAELLSHRKEHPVFRARCMFPKCGRVFSEAYLLYDHEAQHYNTFTCKLAGCGKVYHSQNELEKHIEDHTKSEKILPSDGDGSCSQSLENNENNEEVHPEETLVLPPDNNVNNCAKVEDYVTDEIHDESLESENTKQSTNVLEQPNSISVHSGEQHLTTAARTGSLGPASNVLIPLLGQKIRENMAKKGKLPAVNTAIDVGASVIHPFCSTVEDTCSDLSVFHEGKEDGCVGEPQTISTDSAKLEPDALATKSQEKKSSHMSFSTQNQLECQNLLSPKPQLEESVRPAVNLYNQPLKNLGEIPLASTQNIVGTAFLPIVPLAAPVQRFTCQVEGCTRIYNSSQSIGKHMKTSHPDQYAEFKMQWKNKKSKKISLQNQPNDNKPVYFLPSQVSTPAIDAFPQQTKTTLNPTCTSQLQQLSNVLFPTRLENTTNSLLPIVENVGLPSHIKNESENALSSQLASMSSATLPSQMDDLEKPVMPLNIDSGSDPFLPLPAENGLISLFPSPAHNSPSSVFSQMENANHFSSQLEGNTNSFSKEESVDILFPSQINNESHFGETTPQPLISEKTKKDRRRGTDGKDKKPKHNKRAKWPAIIRDGKFICSRCYRVFSNPRSLGGHLSKRSYCKPLDESEISPEVLQLNGQSSLLASMILSSNALSLQQQQESTYNPDACFKEPSFLQLLANENRPTAILQNLFPRTNMTSFNPNENDEGNEIIKQALETAGIPSTFDSADTLPHIITTNCVTSTTQINTTVLPNPGISPSLPTSCNPSTLLTDQNRTLNTKISSEECNSLPVFSDDLILKTIENGLCPHLVPNSAATTHNLGNSLPRVSVISSIKNSEVCSLTKKENSGSKKKKKTPVPLVVPHIPQKLVVNDLAGLGLITRNVEQNMQATAENFQSNIIANSETQGLVENLTKKLSNVNSGLTADIKENLKSSENHVEIVPLPLKNENGDSRVTLECCIPEKSSFEISNDNIVQNFEKTLEIIKTAMNSQKIEVKSEIQEISIEAIRSPQNDTAQCVFENPAQLPKPNSTQCITHTQNIALAEASHKDDFQLMEILEGLKKLNLESETSNQVLDNITHCLPANTLMPQVLIPGVTPETTSLVQTTSETHPMFVEKVHKPFTCQAAGCNYSAMTKDALFKHYSKIHQYTAEMILEIKKHQLKYAPFKCVVANCPKTFTRNSNLRAHCQLVHHFTTEEMVKLKLKRPYGRRSQSKTLNVLPRPNEVRNMPYVLIESKQESHLTKELDLKKEPVMESMKVPERLIPEAAIPENTSDKSEKLEKPSQIIPVSLEIHNISILNNNQVQPKLRKIRRHRKEEEKKNKKPIPKPLELPTSYNPYRPYKCVHQGCFAAFTIQQNLILHYQAVHKSDLPLFSLEAEEESEPSKEEEASKEEESDATETVKEFRCEVRNCSRIFQEVTSLFQHYMKLHEMTPEEISRMKSSLDVGRFLCDQSECKSSFTTYVNYITHLETDHDIKIKQSKTEDCMYKCDCEGCDRIYATRSNLLRHIFNKHNDRHKDHLIRPRRFLTPGQENISIKANQEKVMKIKYKGLKYRTGKNGNRISFRAKRRKAINVEDRNFQLGQIDGNQTYSLKCGKYIYSVKAKDDALSECSNKFIVQYPCMIKGCSSVVTSENNVIRHYKCHKLSKAFTLQHRDLLIVSSKHARPSGKEVFSQNEATEDKVCEVKEVQPPLPDTCEDLRLSPLVMPKEPEKTEKDEVDELAELFITKLINEDLASSENHVKASPGVNNDCQETSSSLSEKQSISSNFKRVNKEKNISQSKKRKVEKQEEILAVELSSVHREQESAVAIQTVEEQSSTFDWSSFKPMGFEVSFLKFLEESAVKQKKNTERGGYNNCGTRKRSHSNARKSNEKNSVVRTRSCSESETRVQFVNPSQFQCSGTVKIVLDKTFKDCTERVLKQLQEMKPIVSLIRLDGHWEAKLEVTK, from the coding sequence ATGTTGTATAATCAGCCTGACCAGAAATATGATGAAGAAAACCTTCCAATTCCAAATTCATTACGCTGTGAGCTTTTACTTGTATTAAAAACTCAGTGGCCTTTTGATCCAGAATTTTGGGACTGGAAAATGCTAAAACGTCAGTGTTTAGCATTGATGGGAGAAGAGGCATCAATTGTATCTTCAATAGATGAACTGAATGATAGTGAAATGCATGAAAAGGTAGAGGACTGTCAAGATGAGAACAAAGACACTTCAGCAAATGGGCTTTCTGGATGTTTCGATGAAGCTACAAACTTGCTCAGAGGCATTAGAGAtaagaaacagaaaaacagagaaattaaaaaattaagggAGAGGGGATTCATATCTGCTAGGTTCAGGAACTGGCAAGCATACATGCAATATTGTGTGCTGTGTGATAAGGAATTTCTTGGACATAGAATAGTCAGGCATGCACAGAAACACTACAAGGATGGGATTTATAGTTGTCCAATATGTGCACAAAATTTTAATTCTAAAGAAACTTTTGTTCCTCATGTAACGCTACATGTTAAGAAATCCAGTAAGGAAAGACTAGCTGCAATGAAACCACTGAGAAAATTAGGAAGGCCACCCAAAACAGCAACCACTGGTATAAACAGAAAGAACAATACCTTAGTAAAGCAAGAACAACGACACATAAAAAAGAACAGTCTTTATGCGGCAGACTTCATTGTTTTTAATGACAACGATGGCTCAGATGATGAAAATTATGACAAAGACAAACCTTACATTCCAGAAGTAATTCCAGTTCAAAAGCCATTGCCTGTCAATGAGTTTACTTGCCCTGTTACCTTgtgtaaaaaaggctttaaataCTTCAAGAATTTGATTGCCCATGTAAAAGGTCACAGAGATAATGAAGAAGCTAAACGCTTTCTTGAAATGCAGAGCAAAAAAGTAATTTGCCAGTACTGTAGACGACATTTTGTAAGTGTTACCCATCTTAATGATCATTTACAAATGCACTGTGGTATCAAACCTTATATTTGTATACAGATTAAGTGTAAGGCTAGCTTTAACAGTTATGCTGAACTTTTGAGTCACAGAAAAGAACACCCAGTCTTTAGGGCACGATGCATGTTTCCCAAATGCGGGAGAGTATTTTCAGAAGCATATTTGCTTTATGATCATGAAGCTCAGCACTATAATACTTTCACCTGCAAACTTGCAGGTTGTGGGAAAGTTTATCACTCACAGAATGAATTAGAAAAGCATATTGAAGATCACACTAAATCTGAAAAAATATTACCATCTGATGGTGATGGTAGCTGTTCTCAGAGTttagaaaataatgaaaataatgaagAAGTCCATCCAGAAGAGACGCTGGTGCTACCACCTGACAATAATGTAAATAACTGTGCCAAAGTAGAAGATTATGTCACAGATGAGATCCATGATGAATCACTTGAGTCTGAAAATACGAAACAATCGACCAATGTACTGGAGCAGCCTAATTCAATCTCCGTTCATAGTGGGGAACAACATTTGACTACTGCAGCAAGGACAGGATCATTAGGTCCAGCCAGCAATGTTTTGATACCTCTTCTAGGCCAAAAAATTCGAGAGAACATggcaaaaaaaggaaaactgCCTGCTGTAAATACTGCCATAGATGTTGGTGCATCTGTCATCCATCCGTTTTGCTCAACAGTTGAAGATACTTGCAGTGACCTTTCTGTTTTCCATGAAGGGAAGGAGGATGGTTGTGTTGGTGAGCCTCAAACCATTTCCACAGACTCAGCAAAGCTTGAACCTGATGCTCTTGCAACAAAAAGTCAAGAAAAAAAGAGTAGCCATATGTCCTTCAGCACGCAAAATCAGTTGGAGTGTCAGAATTTGCTCTCTCCAAAGCCTCAGCTTGAAGAAAGTGTTAGGCCAGCTGTTAATCTCTATAATCAGCCTCTGAAAAATTTAGGAGAAATTCCACTTGCTTCTACCCAGAACATTGTAGGCACTGCTTTTTTACCTATTGTACCATTGGCAGCTCCAGTTCAGAGGTTTACTTGCCAGGTTGAAGGATGTACGCGAATCTACAATTCTTCTCAGAGTATTGGAAAGCATATGAAGACATCACATCCTGATCAATATGCTGAATTTAAAATGCAGTGGAAGAATAAGAAGAGTAAAAAAATAAGTTTGCAAAACCAGCCAAATGACAACAAACCAGTTTACTTTTTACCATCACAAGTATCTACTCCTGCTATTGATGCTTTTCCTCAACAAACCAAAACCACCTTAAATCCTACTTGTACAAGTCAGCTGCAGCAACTgtcaaatgttctttttccaacACGTTTGGAGAATACAACTAACTCACTATTACCAATAGTGGAAAATGTTGGTCTCCCTTCTCATATTAAAAATGAATCAGAAAATGCTTTAAGCTCTCAGTTGGCAAGTATGTCCAGTGCAACTTTACCTTCACAGATGGATGATTTAGAGAAGCCAGTTATGCCTTTGAACATCGACAGTGGTTCTGATCCTTTTCTTCCTTTACCAGCAGAAAATGGGctcatttctctttttccttccccagCTCACAATAGTCCAAGTTCTGTCTTCTCACAAATGGAGAACGCCAATCATTTTTCCTCCCAACTAGAAGGAAATACAAATTCTTTTTCAAAAGAGGAAAGTGTTGACATACTCTTTCCTTCACAAATAAATAACGAAAGTCACTTCGGTGAAACCACTCCCCAGCCTCTTATATCAGAAAAAACGAAAAAGGATCGTAGGCGAGGTACAGATGGAAAAGACAAAAAGCCAAAGCATAATAAGCGAGCAAAATGGCCAGCAATTATCAGGGATGGCAAATTTATTTGTAGTAGATGTTACAGGGTTTTTTCCAATCCTAGATCACTTGGTGGTCATCTGTCTAAACGATCTTATTGCAAACCTTTGGATGAATCTGAAATTTCCCCTGAAGTTCTCCAGCTTAATGGACAATCCTCCCTACTTGCAAGTATGATTCTTTCTTCAAATGCTTTAAGCTTACAGCAGCAACAGGAGTCAACTTACAATCCAGATGCATGTTTTAAGGAACCATCATTTCTACAGCTGCTTGCTAATGAAAATCGGCCAACTGCCATTTTGCAGAATTTATTTCCACGGACGAACATGACAAGTTTTAATCCAaatgaaaatgatgaaggaaatgaaATTATCAAACAAGCTTTGGAAACTGCAGGAATTCCAAGCACTTTTGATTCTGCAGATACATTACCACATATAATTACTACCAACTGTGTTACTAGCACCACACAAATAAATACAACAGTTTTACCAAATCCAGGCATATCACCTTCATTACCAACAAGTTGCAACCCATCTACCTTGCTCACAGACCAAAACAGAACACTTAACACCAAAATTTCATCAGAAGAATGCAACAGTTTACCTGTGTTTTCAGATGATTTAATACTTAAGACTATTGAAAATGGCTTGTGCCCTCATCTGGTTCCTAATTCTGCTGCCACAACACATAATTTGGGAAACAGTCTTCCACGTGTTTCAGTCATAAGTAGCATCAAAAATTCAGAAGTATGTAGTTTAACTAAAAAAGAGAATAGtggttcaaagaaaaagaagaaaacacctGTCCCATTGGTTGTACCTCACATTCCACAAAAGTTGGTAGTTAATGATTTAGCAGGTTTAGGGCTTATCACTAGAAATGTCGAACAGAATATGCAAGCAACAGCAGAAAATTTTCAGTCAAATATAATAGCAAATAGTGAAACACAAGGATTAGTGGAAAATCTTACAAAGAAATTAAGTAACGTTAACAGTGGATTAACAGCAGATATCAAAGAAAACTTAAAGTCAAGTGAAAATCATGTAGAAATCGTTCCCTTGCCattgaaaaatgaaaatggtGATTCTCGGGTTACTCTGGAATGTTGCATTCCAGAGAAGTCCAGTTTTGAGATTTCAAATGATAACATTGTTCAGAACTTTGAAAAAACCCttgaaataattaaaacagcTATGAATTCTCAGAAGATAGAAGTTAAAAGTGAAATTCAAGAGATATCCATTGAAGCAATACGAAGCCCACAAAACGATACTGCTCAATGTGTTTTTGAAAATCCTGCACAACTCCCTAAACCTAATTCTACTCAATGTATAACACATACACAGAATATCGCCCTTGCTGAAGCCTCTCATAAAGATGATTTTCAACTTATGGAAATTTTAGAAGGCTTGAAAAAGCTGAATTTAGAAAGTGAAACATCAAATCAAGTACTAGATAATATAACTCATTGTCTTCCAGCAAATACATTAATGCCACAAGTCCTTATTCCAGGTGTAACACCTGAGACAACATCTCTTGTCCAGACAACTTCAGAAACACATCCAATGTTTGTTGAAAAAGTTCATAAGCCATTTACTTGCCAGGCTGCAGGTTGTAATTATAGTGCCATGACAAAGGATGCATTATTTAAGCACTATAGCAAAATACATCAGTACACTGCAGAAATGATTCTTGAAATTAAGAAACACCAGTTAAAGTATGCTCCATTTAAATGTGTGGTTGCTAACTGTCCCAAAACCTTTACAAGAAATTCTAACCTCCGGGCGCACTGCCAGCTGGTACATCATTTTACAACAGAAGAAAtggtaaaattaaaactaaaaaggcCTTATGGACGACGATCCCAAAGCAAAACCCTAAATGTGTTACCAAGACCTAATGAAGTCAGAAACATGCCATATGTGTTAATAGAAAGTAAACAAGAGTCGCACTTGACTAAGGAGCTTGATCTAAAGAAAGAACCAGTCATGGAATCTATGAAGGTTCCAGAAAGATTGATACCAGAAGCAGCAATACCAGAAAATACTtctgataaatctgaaaaattagAAAAACCCTCCCAAATAATTCCAGTTTCTCTGGAAATTCATAATATATCCATACTTAATAATAATCAAGTGCAGCCCAAATTACGTAAGATCAGAAGGcataggaaagaagaagaaaaaaagaacaaaaagccaATTCCCAAGCCTTTGGAATTGCCCACTAGTTATAATCCTTATAGACCTTACAAGTGTGTGCATCAAGGTTGTTTTGCAGCTTTTACAATACAACAGAATTTGATTCTGCACTATCAAGCTGTACATAAATCTGACCTACCATTATTCTCTTtggaggcagaagaagaaagtGAACCGAGTAAAGAAGAAGAGGCTAGTAAGGAAGAAGAGAGTGATGCGACTGAAACTGTGAAAGAATTCAGATGTGAAGTAAGAAATTGCTCTAGGATATTTCAAGAAGTTACTAGTCTTTTTCAACACTATATGAAACTTCATGAGATGACTCCTGAAGAAATTAGCAGAATGAAGTCATCCTTGGATGTTGGAAGATTCCTCTGTGAtcaatctgaatgtaaatcatcatTTACAACATATGTTAATTATATTACTCAccttgagacagatcatgacataaaaataaagcagagcaaaACAGAAGATTGCATGTACAAATGTGATTGTGAAGGTTGCGATCGTATTTATGCAACAAGATCTAATCTTCTAAGACACATTTTTAATAAACACAATGATAGGCATAAAGATCATTTAATAAGACCTAGGCGATTCCTAACACCAGGTCAGGAAAATATATCAATTAAAGCTAATCAGGAGAAAGTAATGAAAATTAAATACAAAGGATTAAAATACAGGACAGGAAAAAATGGAAACAGGATATCGTTTAGAGCCAAGCGAAGAAAAGCAATAAATGTAGAAGACAGAAACTTCCAACTAGGGCAAATTGATGGAAATCAGACATATTCTTTAAAATGTGGAAAGTATATTTATTCAGTAAAGGCAAAAGATGATGCTTTATCTGAATGCAGTAACAAATTTATTGTACAATATCCATGTATGATAAAAGGTTGTTCATCAGTTGTTACAAGTGAGAATAATGTAATTCGGCACTATAAATGTCATAAATTATCTAAAGCATTTACTTTACAACATCGGGATCTCTTGATTGTCTCAAGTAAGCATGCAAGACCTTCCGGAAAAGAGGTTTTCTCGCAAAACGAAGCAACTGAGGACAAGGTTTGTGAAGTAAAAGAAGTGCAGCCGCCCTTGCCAGACACTTGTGAGGACTTGAGACTGTCTCCACTGGTGATGCCAAAAGAACCAGAAAAGACTGAGAAGGATGAAGTGGATGAGCTTGCAGAACTGTTTATTACCAAACTTATTAATGAGGATCTAGCAAGTTCAGAAAACCATGTAAAGGCCTCTCCTGGTGTAAATAATGACTGTCAGGAAACTAGTTCTTCTCTTTCAGAAAAGCAAAGCATAAGCAGTAATTTTAAAAgagtaaacaaagaaaaaaatatatcccaaagtaaaaagagaaaagttgaaaAGCAGGAAGAAATCTTGGCTGTTGAATTAAGCAGTGTGCATAGGGAACAagaaagtgctgttgctattcaaACTGTTGAAGAACAGTCTTCGACTTTTGATTGGAGTTCATTTAAGCCCATGGGATTTGAAGTATCTTTCCTCAAGTTCCTTGAAGAATCTGCAGTGAAGCAGAAGAAAAACACAGAAAGGGGGGGTTATAATAATTGTGGAACCAGGAAACGTTCTCATTCTAACGCAAgaaagtctaatgaaaagaactctgttgtgAGAACACGATCATGTTCAGAAAGTGAAACACGTGTACAGTTTGTTAATCCATCACAATTTCAGTGTAGTGGTACTGTAAAAATAGTTTTAGATAAGACTTTTAAAGATTGCACTGAGCGTGTATTGAAGCAGCTTCAGGAAATGAAACCTATTGTCAGTCTAATAAGACTTGATGGACATTGGGAAGCTAAACTAGAGGTTACAAAATAA